From Piscinibacter gummiphilus:
CGCGGCCGCATCTACGGCTTTCTGGGGCCCAACGGCAGCGGCAAGACGACCACCATCCGCATGCTGTGCGGCCTGCTCACGCCCGACGAGGGCGAGGGCACCTGCCTCGGTCATGACATCCGCAAGGAGGCGCTCAAGATCAAGCGCGAGGTCGGCTACATGACGCAGCGCTTCGGCCTCTATGACGACCTGAGCATCGAGGAGAACCTCGACTTCGTTGCCCGTGTCTACGGCGTGGCCGACCGCCGCCGCAAGGTGGGCGAGACGCTGGAGCGCCTGGGCCTGGCCACACGCCGCGAGCAGCTGGCCGGCTCGCTCTCGGGTGGGTGGAAGCAGCGCCTCGCGCTCGCCGCCTGCCTGATCCACGCGCCGCAACTGCTGCTGCTCGACGAGCCCACCGCCGGTGTCGACCCGGCCGCTCGACGCGATTTCTGGGACCAGATCCACGAGCTCGCCGCGCAAGGGCTCACCGTGCTCGTCTCGACGCACTACATGGACGAGGCCGAGCGCTGCCATGAGCTGGCCTACATCTCCTACGGCCGATTGCTCACGCGCGGCACGGTGGCCGAGGTGATCGCGGGCGCCGGCCTGGTCACCTGGGCCATCCACGGCGCAGGGCTGGTCGACGTGGGGCACCGGCTGCGCTCTGCGCCGGGCATCCGCACCGTGGCGCCGTTCGGGGCCACGCTGCATGTGAGCGCCGACAGCGAAGCGGCGCTGAAGGCCGCCACTGCACCGCTCGCGTCGCTCGGCCAGAGCCTGCACATCACGCCCATCGAGCCCAGCCTCGAAGACGTGTTCATCGCGCTGATGCAGCAGGCGCAAGACAACTTCGCGCCGAGCCCGCCATGAGCTGGGCCCGGCTCATGGCCATCCTGCTGAAGGAGCTGCGCCAGGTGCGCCGCGACCGGCTCACCTTCGGGATGATGGTGGCGGTGCCCATCGTGCAGCTCATCCTCTTCGGCTTCGCGATCAACAGTGACCCCAAGCACCTGCCACTTGCCGTGGTGGTGATGGACCACAGCGAGCACACGCGCAGCTTCGTGGCGGGGCTGGAGAACTCGGGCTACTTCCAGGTCACCGAGCGGCCGGCCACGGTGCAGCAGGCCGACGCGCTGCTGGCCAACGGTGCGGTGCAGTTCTCGCTCGTGGTGCCGAGCGACTTCTCGCGCCGCATGCTGCGCGGCGAGCGCCCGGCGCTCCTGCTCGCGGCCGACGCCACCGACCCCTCGGCCACCGGCAATGCCATCGCGGCGCTCACCCTGATCGGCCGCCAGAGCCTGGCTCGCGACCTCACCGGCCCCTACGCCGCGCTGCGCGCCACCGAGCCGCCCTTCGACCTGCGCGTCCAGCGCCGCTACAACCCCGAAGGCGTGACCGCGTACAACGTGGTGCCCGGCCTCATCGGCGTGATCCTCACGATGACGATGGTGATGATGACCTCGCTCGCGATGACGCGCGAACGCGAGCGCGGCACGATGGAGAACCTGCTCGCCACCCCCGCCACGCCGCTGGAGGTGATGCTCGGCAAGATCGCGCCCTACATCCTCATCGGCTACGTGCAAGTGGCGGTGGTGCTGGTGGTGGCGCGGCTGCTCTTCGACGTGCCGATGGTGGGCAGCCTCTGGCTGCTGTCGGCGGTATTGGTGCTCTTCATCGCCGCCAACCTGGCGGTAGGTTTTACCTTCTCGACCCTGGCGAAAAGCCAGCTGCAGGCGATGCAGCTCACCTTCTTCTTCTTCCTGCCCTCCATGCTGCTGACGGGTTTCATGTTCCCGTTCCGCGGCATGCCCGGATGGGCACAGGCCATCGGCGAAGCCTTGCCGCTCACTCACTTCCTGCGGGTGGTGCGCGGCATCCTGCTCAAGGGCAACGGTGCGGCACAAATCCTGCCAGAGCTGTGGCCGATTGCGCTCTTCATGCTGGTGGCCGGCGCGGTGGCGCTGACGCGCTACCGCCAGACGCTGGACTGAGCGCTCTATTTGGATGAAAAAGAACGATCGTTCGCTTCCGTTATCATGCCGCGCGCTGTCCGCGGGCCCTGGTACACAGAAGGTGCGGCACCCACCGACAAACAATCACACCAACGAGGGTTCCAAGAAGCATGCATCGGATCGTGATCGTGGGTGGCGGGGCGGGAGGCCTCGCGCTCGCCACACAGCTCGGCAAGAGGCTCGGGCGCAAGAAACTTGCTGAGATCACGCTGGTCGACTCCGCGCGCACCCATGTGTGGAAGCCGCTGCTGCACCAGTTGGCTGCCGGCAGCTACGACACCCACGCCGAAGAGATCGAGTTCCTCGCGCAGGCGCGCTGGAACTGCTTTCGCTTCCGCCTGGGCAGCCTCGTGGGTGTCGACCGCGCCCGCAAGACCATCCAGCTCGCCGCCAGCTACGACGAGACCGGCATGGAGATCACGCCGGCCCAGGAGCTGGCCTACGACACGCTGGTGATCTCGGTGGGCAGCCAGACCAACGACTTCGGCACGCTGGGCGCGGGCGAGCACACCATCAAGCTCGACAGCCCGCAGGCCGCCAAGCGCTTCAACAACCGCCTCATCAACGAGTGCATCCGCGCGCAGAGCGTGCCGCGTGTGCCGGGCATGGGGCGCCTCACCGTCACCATCGTGGGCGGTGGTGCCACCGGTGTGGAACTCGCGGCCGAGCTGCATGCGGCGGCGCGTGTGCTCGCCAATTTCGGCCTCGACAACATCCACCCCGAGAAGGACCTGCAGATCGTGCTGGTGGAGGCCGCGCCGCGCCTGCTGTCGCAGCTGCCCGAGCGGCTGAGCGACTCGGCGGTGCGAGAGCTGCGCAAGCTCGCCGTCGAGGTGCACACCAACGAGAAGGTGGTGGAAGTGACGGCCGATGCGGTGAAGATGGCCAGTGGCAAGGTGATCCGCTCCACGCTCACCGTGTGGGCCGCGGGCGTGAAGGCGGCCGACTTCCTGAAGACGCTCGGAGGCGAGAAGCCCCTCGAGACCAACCGGCTCAACCAGCTCATGGTCAACGGCAACCTGCAGACCACGCAGGACGCCGACATCTACGCCTTCGGCGACTGCGCCGCCTGCCAGCAGCCCGACGGCACCTGGGTGCCACCGCGCGCGCAGGCGGCCTATCAGCAGGCGATGTACCTGGTGAAGGCGCTGCCCAAGCTGATGAAGGGTGAGCCGGTCACGCCCTTCGTCTTCCGCGACCAGGGCTCGCTGGTGTCGCTGTCGGAATATTCATCGGTGGGCAGCCTGATGGGCAGCCTGACGCGCGGCAGCCTCTTCATCGAAGGGCGCCTGGCGCAGCTGATGTACTGGTCGCTGCACAAGCAGCACCAGCTGGCGCTGGGTGGGCTGCGCAAGACGGCACTGATCACGCTGTCGGAAATGCTCGACCGCACCTACCGGCCGCGCATCAAGCTCCACTGAAGTCCCGACTCAAACGAGCCGTCAGGCCATCCAGCGCTTCGTCGCGTCTTCCACCACGGCCGAGAGCGGCACGCCGCCCTTGCGCCGCGAGCGCAGCCACTGCGCATCGTTACCTTCGAAGAGGGTCTCTCGGATCAGGTTGCTCGCCTCGAGCGCCTGAAGGTCGAGCGCGTGCTCGTCCACACGCGCGAGCGTGCGCAGGATGTCGTCGCGCAGCTTCTGGCGTGTCTTGGTCTTGGGGTCGACGATCTCGCCGTCGAGCCCGAAGCGGCAGGCCTGGAAGCGGTTGAAGGTGTAGACGAGATAGTCGTCTTCGGCGGGCTCGAAGGGCTTTTCTTCGCGCAGGTAGCGGCAGATGCACTGCAGGTAGCAGGCGAGCGCCGCCGCCTTGTCGACGGTGAGCGGCGTGTCGCACACGCGCAGCTCGATGGTGCCGTACTCGGGCTTGGGGCGGATGTCCCAGTAGAAGTCTTTCATCGACTGCACGACGCCGGTGCTCGTCATCTTGTCGAAGTACTGGCCGAACTCGTCCCACGAGCGCACGAAGGGCGCGCGGCCGGAGAGCGGGAAGGCGAAGACGGAGTTGAGGCGGGCCGAGTCGAAGCCGGTGTCCACGCCCTGCACGTAGGGCGACGAGGCCGAGAGCGCGATGAAGTGCGGCACGTAGCGCGAGAGGGCGTGCAGCAGCCACAGCGCGGTGTCGCCGTCTTCGCAACCCACGTGCACATGCTGGCCGAACACGGTGAACTGCTTGGCGAGGTAGCCGTACAGCTCGCTGATGTAGTGGAAGCGCTCGGTCGGGTAGATCTGCTGCTCGCTCCAGTGCTGGTAGGCGTGCGTGCCGCCACCGGCGATGCCGATGTTGAGCTTGCGTGCCGCGCGCGAGAGCTGCTGGCGCAGGTCGGTGAGCTCGGCCACGAGCGGGGCGTGCTGGCGCTGGATGGAGGTGCCGATCTCGATCATGCTGCGCGTGATCTCGGGCTTCACGTCCCACGCGCCGGGGTGTTTGTCGAGCTCGCGCAGCAGGTCGTCGGCCTGCGGCGAGAGGTCGTGGTCGTACATGCTGACGAGCTGCAGCTCGAGTTCGACGCCGAGCGTCAGCGCTTCGGATTGAGTGAAGGTGGCGAGTGACATCTCAGCGTTCTTTCGTGGCCGGCTGCGGGCACTCGTCGGCCAGCGACTTGAGCGAGAACTTGGTGAGCACCGGGCCGATGAGGTGCGACACCGTGGTGGCGATCAGGAGCGCCTGCAGCACGCCGCCGGCCACGCCGGGCATCTGCGAGGCCCAGCCGAAGGTGTTGCCGGCGAGCAGCACCGCAAGACTGCTCATCGGCTGCAGCGTGAGGGTGAGTGCGGCGGCCTGGCGCCAGCTCAGCGCGCTCAGGCGGGCGAGCAGCGCCACCGCCACGCCCTTGCCGACCACGCGGGCGAGGAGGATCGCGATGACCCAGGGCCAGAGCGTTGCCATGCCGTCGAGGGTGAAGAGCATGCCGAGCGCGATGAAGAGCAGCACGGTGAGCACCGCGCCGGCCGAGCCGAGTTGCGGCTCGACCGTCAGCATGTGGCCCATCTTCGAACGCGCCGCCATGCCGGCGATGAGCAGCGCGAGCAGCGGCGACAGTTTCCATTGCGCCGCGACCATCGCCGCGAGGATCACGAGCGCGATCTGCAGCACCGGGGCGGCGGCGGCGTCGCGCAGCGGTTGGTGCAGCTTGGCGAGCAGCCAGCCAGCGAAGACCCCGAGCAGGAAGGAGCCGCCGATCACCACCACCGCATCGGTGACCACCGGCAGCAGCTCGTTGCCGATGTTGATGCTGCCGGCAGCGGCCACGACGTTCCAGGCCTTCAGCGCCAGCATCGCGAGTGCGCTGTTGATGGCGGTGGTGATGAGCAGCCGCTCGGTCACCTGGCCGCGCGAGCGCAGCTCGTGCACCAGCACGAGGGTGATCACCGGCGAAGTCGACATGGCCACGGCGCCCGCCAGCCAGGCCGAGGGCACGGGCGCATCCAGCCACACGAGCGTGACGGCCACGCACAGGCCGGCCAGCATGCCTTCGAGCACGCAGGTGAAGGCGAGCCACGGGTTGTCGAGGAGCCAGCGCGGGCGGATGCGGCTGCCGAGTTCGAACACGAGCACGCCGATGGCGAGGTCGATGATCGGCTTCCACGGGTCGAGGTCGGTGCGGTCGAGCAGGCGCAGCGCGAGCGGGCTCGCGAGCGCCCCGGTGATCATGTGGCCCAGCATGCGCGGGGCGCGCAGCTTGCGGTGCAGCAGCTCGGCGAGCGCCACGGCGGCCAGCATCACGAGGGCGAAGCCGAGCACGGGGTCGGCGCCGCGCAGGCCCTCCAGCGTCCACAACGGGGCCGCAGAACCGGGTGAGCTTGAGAGCCAGCTTTCCAATGCAGTCATGCGGAGGGGTGGCAGGCAGGGCGCCCGCTCTTCTTGGAAGGAGCGGCGGATCGTAGCGGAGCACTGCGACACGCCCGGCTGGTGTCCAAGCGCGCCAAAGGGGCTTGTCGAGGGCTTGTCCTTATGATCCCCGCCCGCTCTTGAAAACAGCCACCGCGACCCTATGTGCTCGCGCGGCCGATTGGTCAGAACCTAAAGCGTCTTCCCGAACACCATGGAAAAACAAACCCTTTCCTTCCAGGCCGAGGTCAAGCAGATCCTGCACCTCGTCACGCACTCGCTGTACTCGAACAAGGAGATCTTCCTGCGCGAGCTGGTGTCCAACGCGTCCGACGCGTGCGACAAGCTGCGCTTCGAGGCCCTGAACAATGCCGGCCTGTATGAAGATGCGCCCAACCTCGACGTGCGCGTGAGCTTCGACAAGGCCGCCAAGACCATCACCATCCGCGACAACGGCATCGGCCTGTCAGCCGAAGAAGCCGTGGCCAACCTCGGCACCATCGCCAGGAGCGGCACGCGCGAGTTCATGGCCAAGCTCGAAGGCGACCAGAAGAAGGACGCGCAGCTGATCGGCCAGTTCGGCGTGGGCTTCTACTCGGGCTTCATCGTGGCCGACCGCATCACCGTGGAGTCGCGCCGTGCGGGCGCGAAGGCGGAAGAGGGTGTGCGCTGGAGCAGCGACGGCAGCGGCGACTTCGAGGTCGAGACCATCACCAAGCCCACGCGCGGCACCGACGTGATCCTGCACCTGCGCGAGGGCGAGGAAGAATTCCTGAGCGGCTGGAAGCTGCGCTCGATCATCAGCAAGTACTCCGACCACATCTCGCTGCCGGTGCTGATGCAGAAGGAGGAGTGGGACCCGGAGAAGAGCGAGCAGATCGTCAAGGACGAGTGGGCGCCGATCAACAAGGCGGCGGCCCTCTGGACCCGCAGCAAGAGCGACATCACGCCCGAGCAGTACGAAGAGTTCTACAAGCAGATCAGCTACGACACCGAAGCGCCGCTGGCCTACACGCACAACCGCGTGGAAGGGCGTAGCGAATACACGCAGCTGCTCTACATCCCGGCCAAGGCGCCGTTCGACCTGTGGAACCGCGACAAGCGTGGCGGCGTGAAGCTTTACGTGAAGCGCGTCTTCATCATGGACGACGCCGAAGCGCTGATGCCGGTGTACCTGCGCTTCGTCAAGGGCGTGATCGACAGCGCCGACCTGCCGCTCAACGTGAGCCGCGAGCTGCTGCAGGAAAGCCGGGACGTGAAGGCCATTCGCGAAGGGTCGACCAAGCGTGTGCTCTCGATGCTCGAAGGCCTGGCCAACAGCGAGGACGAAGCCGAACGCGCGAAATACGCGAAGTTCTGGAAGGACTTCGGCTCGGTGCTGAAGGAAGGCGTGGGCGAGGACCACGCCAACCAGGAGCGGCTGGTGAAGCTCTTCCGCTTCGCGTCGACGCATGCGGATGAAGGTGTGTCGCTGGCCGACTATGTGGGCCGCATGAAGGAAGGCCAGGAGGCGATCTACTACGTGACCGCCGACACGCTGGCCGCTGCGAAAAACAGCCCGCAGCTCGAGATCTTCCGCAAGAAGGGCATCGAGGTGCTGCTGCTCACCGACCGTGTGGACGAGTGGATGCTCAGCCACGTCTACGAGTTCGAGGGCAAGCCGCTGCAAAGCGTGGCCAAGGGCGCGATCGACCTCGGCAAGTTGCAGGACGAGGCCGAGAAGAAGCAGGCCGAAGAAGCGGCCACCGCCTTCAAGCCGGTGCTCGACCGGCTGAAGGAGGTGCTGAAGGATCGCGCGAAGGATGTGCGCGTGACCACGCGCCTCGTCGATTCACCGGCCTGCCTGGTGGTGGAAGAAGGCGACATCAGCGGGCACCTCGCGCGCATGCTGAAGCAGGCGGGCCAGAGCGCGCCGGCGCAGCAGCCCACGCTGGAGGTGAACGCCGAGCACGCGCTGGTGAAGCGCCTCGACGGGAGCGCGCATTTCGACGATCTGGCGCACATCCTCTTCGACCAGGCGGTGCTGGCCGAGGGGGGGCATCTGGAAGATCCGGCGGCCTACGTGCGGCGTGTGAACGCCTTGCTGACCGCCTGAGTCAGAACGCGGAGCCGCCGAGCGGCGGCTCCCGCATGGCATCGAGCTGGTCGCGCAGGCGGATGATCTGCTCGCTCCAGTAGTTGCGGTCGCCGAACCAGGGAAACGCGACCGGGAAGGCCGGATCGGCCCAGCGGCGCGCGAGCCAGGCGCTGTAATGGATCATGCGCAGTGCGCGCAGCGCTTCGATCAGGCGCAGCTGGCGCCAGTCGAACTCCATGAAATCTTCGTAGCCGGTGAGCAGCGCAGTCAGCTGCTGCTGCCTTTGCTGGCGCTCGCCGGAGAGCAGCATCCACAAGTCCTGCACCGGCGGGCCCATCAGCGCGTCGTCGAGGTCGACGAAATGCGGGCCGGCGTCGGTCCACAACACGTTGCCGACGTGGCAGTCACCGTGCAGGCGGATCGGGTGGTAGGCGCCCGCCGCATCGTAGCTGCGTTGCACTTCGTCGAGCACCTGGTCGACGACCTGCTTCCAGGCGGTTTGCGTCTCGACTGCGATCAGGCCCGAGGCGAGCAGCCAGTCGCGTGGCGTGGTGCCGTGGCTGTGGGCATCGAGCGTCAGGCGATGGATGAACGGCTTGCGTATGCCGACCGTGTGGATGCGCCCGATGAAGCGGCCGATCCACTCGAGGGTGGCGGTGTCTTCGAGTTCCGGCGCACGGCCCGACTGGCGGGGCGTGATGCTGAAACGATAGGGCTGCCCTTCGATAGCGAACGACGGCAAGGTCGTGCTGCCCAGCCTGCGCGGTGCGACCACCGGGATCTCGGCCTCGGCCAGCTCCGCCGCGAATTCGTGTTCC
This genomic window contains:
- a CDS encoding ABC transporter ATP-binding protein, with the translated sequence MNEAAVIDVRGLTKRFGDRVVVNHFDMRVPRGRIYGFLGPNGSGKTTTIRMLCGLLTPDEGEGTCLGHDIRKEALKIKREVGYMTQRFGLYDDLSIEENLDFVARVYGVADRRRKVGETLERLGLATRREQLAGSLSGGWKQRLALAACLIHAPQLLLLDEPTAGVDPAARRDFWDQIHELAAQGLTVLVSTHYMDEAERCHELAYISYGRLLTRGTVAEVIAGAGLVTWAIHGAGLVDVGHRLRSAPGIRTVAPFGATLHVSADSEAALKAATAPLASLGQSLHITPIEPSLEDVFIALMQQAQDNFAPSPP
- a CDS encoding ABC transporter permease — its product is MSWARLMAILLKELRQVRRDRLTFGMMVAVPIVQLILFGFAINSDPKHLPLAVVVMDHSEHTRSFVAGLENSGYFQVTERPATVQQADALLANGAVQFSLVVPSDFSRRMLRGERPALLLAADATDPSATGNAIAALTLIGRQSLARDLTGPYAALRATEPPFDLRVQRRYNPEGVTAYNVVPGLIGVILTMTMVMMTSLAMTRERERGTMENLLATPATPLEVMLGKIAPYILIGYVQVAVVLVVARLLFDVPMVGSLWLLSAVLVLFIAANLAVGFTFSTLAKSQLQAMQLTFFFFLPSMLLTGFMFPFRGMPGWAQAIGEALPLTHFLRVVRGILLKGNGAAQILPELWPIALFMLVAGAVALTRYRQTLD
- a CDS encoding NAD(P)/FAD-dependent oxidoreductase translates to MHRIVIVGGGAGGLALATQLGKRLGRKKLAEITLVDSARTHVWKPLLHQLAAGSYDTHAEEIEFLAQARWNCFRFRLGSLVGVDRARKTIQLAASYDETGMEITPAQELAYDTLVISVGSQTNDFGTLGAGEHTIKLDSPQAAKRFNNRLINECIRAQSVPRVPGMGRLTVTIVGGGATGVELAAELHAAARVLANFGLDNIHPEKDLQIVLVEAAPRLLSQLPERLSDSAVRELRKLAVEVHTNEKVVEVTADAVKMASGKVIRSTLTVWAAGVKAADFLKTLGGEKPLETNRLNQLMVNGNLQTTQDADIYAFGDCAACQQPDGTWVPPRAQAAYQQAMYLVKALPKLMKGEPVTPFVFRDQGSLVSLSEYSSVGSLMGSLTRGSLFIEGRLAQLMYWSLHKQHQLALGGLRKTALITLSEMLDRTYRPRIKLH
- a CDS encoding YbdK family carboxylate-amine ligase, whose amino-acid sequence is MSLATFTQSEALTLGVELELQLVSMYDHDLSPQADDLLRELDKHPGAWDVKPEITRSMIEIGTSIQRQHAPLVAELTDLRQQLSRAARKLNIGIAGGGTHAYQHWSEQQIYPTERFHYISELYGYLAKQFTVFGQHVHVGCEDGDTALWLLHALSRYVPHFIALSASSPYVQGVDTGFDSARLNSVFAFPLSGRAPFVRSWDEFGQYFDKMTSTGVVQSMKDFYWDIRPKPEYGTIELRVCDTPLTVDKAAALACYLQCICRYLREEKPFEPAEDDYLVYTFNRFQACRFGLDGEIVDPKTKTRQKLRDDILRTLARVDEHALDLQALEASNLIRETLFEGNDAQWLRSRRKGGVPLSAVVEDATKRWMA
- a CDS encoding cation:proton antiporter — translated: MTALESWLSSSPGSAAPLWTLEGLRGADPVLGFALVMLAAVALAELLHRKLRAPRMLGHMITGALASPLALRLLDRTDLDPWKPIIDLAIGVLVFELGSRIRPRWLLDNPWLAFTCVLEGMLAGLCVAVTLVWLDAPVPSAWLAGAVAMSTSPVITLVLVHELRSRGQVTERLLITTAINSALAMLALKAWNVVAAAGSINIGNELLPVVTDAVVVIGGSFLLGVFAGWLLAKLHQPLRDAAAAPVLQIALVILAAMVAAQWKLSPLLALLIAGMAARSKMGHMLTVEPQLGSAGAVLTVLLFIALGMLFTLDGMATLWPWVIAILLARVVGKGVAVALLARLSALSWRQAAALTLTLQPMSSLAVLLAGNTFGWASQMPGVAGGVLQALLIATTVSHLIGPVLTKFSLKSLADECPQPATKER
- the htpG gene encoding molecular chaperone HtpG, producing the protein MEKQTLSFQAEVKQILHLVTHSLYSNKEIFLRELVSNASDACDKLRFEALNNAGLYEDAPNLDVRVSFDKAAKTITIRDNGIGLSAEEAVANLGTIARSGTREFMAKLEGDQKKDAQLIGQFGVGFYSGFIVADRITVESRRAGAKAEEGVRWSSDGSGDFEVETITKPTRGTDVILHLREGEEEFLSGWKLRSIISKYSDHISLPVLMQKEEWDPEKSEQIVKDEWAPINKAAALWTRSKSDITPEQYEEFYKQISYDTEAPLAYTHNRVEGRSEYTQLLYIPAKAPFDLWNRDKRGGVKLYVKRVFIMDDAEALMPVYLRFVKGVIDSADLPLNVSRELLQESRDVKAIREGSTKRVLSMLEGLANSEDEAERAKYAKFWKDFGSVLKEGVGEDHANQERLVKLFRFASTHADEGVSLADYVGRMKEGQEAIYYVTADTLAAAKNSPQLEIFRKKGIEVLLLTDRVDEWMLSHVYEFEGKPLQSVAKGAIDLGKLQDEAEKKQAEEAATAFKPVLDRLKEVLKDRAKDVRVTTRLVDSPACLVVEEGDISGHLARMLKQAGQSAPAQQPTLEVNAEHALVKRLDGSAHFDDLAHILFDQAVLAEGGHLEDPAAYVRRVNALLTA
- a CDS encoding serine/threonine protein kinase; the encoded protein is MPSPSTPASDTPYAGLTPDAVLDALDSVGLRGDGRLIQLNSYENRVFQVFLEDGSVVVAKFYRPGRWSDAQILEEHEFAAELAEAEIPVVAPRRLGSTTLPSFAIEGQPYRFSITPRQSGRAPELEDTATLEWIGRFIGRIHTVGIRKPFIHRLTLDAHSHGTTPRDWLLASGLIAVETQTAWKQVVDQVLDEVQRSYDAAGAYHPIRLHGDCHVGNVLWTDAGPHFVDLDDALMGPPVQDLWMLLSGERQQRQQQLTALLTGYEDFMEFDWRQLRLIEALRALRMIHYSAWLARRWADPAFPVAFPWFGDRNYWSEQIIRLRDQLDAMREPPLGGSAF